The Vibrio agarivorans genome window below encodes:
- the dapF gene encoding diaminopimelate epimerase, with the protein MHFHFSKMHGLGNDFMVVDCITQNIFFSPDLIRRLADRHTGVGFDQLLVVEAPYDPETDFHYRIFNADGSEVEQCGNGARCFARFVRMKGLTNKFSISVSTKKGKMVLNIEEDDQVTVNMGVPEFEPSKIPFKAKQQEKTYILRTEDKTLFCGAVSMGNPHVVTVVDDVNTADVDTLGPLLESHERFPERVNAGFMQVLNRNEVNLRVYERGAGETQACGSGACGAVAVGIVQGLLDEQVKVTLPGGELNIQWQGPGRPLYMTGPATHVFDGQLSC; encoded by the coding sequence ATGCACTTCCATTTTTCTAAAATGCATGGTTTGGGTAACGACTTTATGGTCGTCGATTGCATAACCCAAAATATCTTTTTTTCACCTGATCTGATCCGCCGCTTGGCGGATCGTCACACTGGTGTAGGTTTCGACCAGCTGTTAGTGGTTGAGGCACCCTATGACCCAGAAACGGATTTTCACTACCGTATTTTTAATGCCGATGGCAGTGAAGTAGAGCAGTGTGGCAACGGTGCACGCTGCTTCGCTCGATTCGTTAGAATGAAGGGGCTTACTAATAAGTTCAGCATCAGTGTTAGCACCAAGAAAGGCAAGATGGTCCTTAATATTGAAGAGGATGATCAAGTCACGGTGAACATGGGAGTGCCAGAGTTCGAGCCGAGCAAAATTCCTTTTAAGGCTAAGCAGCAAGAAAAAACCTACATTTTGCGCACCGAAGATAAAACACTGTTCTGTGGTGCAGTCAGTATGGGTAATCCTCATGTTGTGACGGTTGTCGATGACGTTAACACGGCAGATGTTGATACCTTAGGCCCGCTTCTTGAGTCTCATGAGCGTTTTCCTGAGCGAGTAAATGCAGGCTTTATGCAGGTTTTAAATCGCAATGAAGTCAACCTACGCGTCTATGAACGTGGCGCTGGCGAAACACAAGCCTGCGGCAGTGGCGCTTGTGGTGCTGTTGCGGTTGGGATTGTGCAAGGCCTACTCGATGAGCAGGTTAAAGTGACCCTACCGGGGGGAGAGCTTAATATTCAGTGGCAAGGACCAGGCAGGCCGCTGTATATGACAGGCCCGGCGACACATGTCTTTGATGGGCAGCTGTCTTGTTAG